From Zingiber officinale cultivar Zhangliang chromosome 5B, Zo_v1.1, whole genome shotgun sequence, the proteins below share one genomic window:
- the LOC121985282 gene encoding 30S ribosomal protein S17-like, with translation MKQVVGIVVSNKMQKSVVVAVDRLFHHKLYNRYVKRTSKFMAHDEKNDCSIGDRVRLDPSRPLSKRKDWIVAEILRKARVYVRPSPAADSIASQSVSST, from the exons ATGAAGCAGGTGGTCGGGATCGTCGTCTCCAACAAAATGCAGAAGTCGGTCGTGGTGGCCGTCGATCGGCTATTTCACCACAAGCTCTATAATCGATATGTCAAGCGCACCAGCAAATTCATGGCTCACGACGAGAAAAATGACTGCAGCATCGGTGACCGA GTAAGGTTGGATCCTTCTAGGCCACTGAGCAAAAGAAAGGACTGGATTGTGGCCGAGATATTGCGGAAGGCAAGAGTCTATGTTCGACCATCTCCTGCTGCAGATTCAATTGCATCCCAGAGTGTGTCTTCTACATGA